TTCTTTACGTTTTGATTGTTTTGTGATAATATATACATGTGAGATCTCCTTTCTAATTTGATCTTGTGCTTCAATTATAACGGCGACTCATCTTTTTTTGCAAATTATCACAATTCATAAAACAGTAAAAGATGGTGGGAAACAGAATAATCACCATTTTTTTTGGGTTCACCCAAAACAAATTGACATTTAGAAAGCTTTAATGAATGATTTGGAGATATTATGAAAATTGTTGTTTTTGCTTTTATTATTTTTTTAACTTTTTTATTTGTAATTTTACTAACTTTTGCAAATATAATTTGGAAAAACAAATACGGAACAAAATTAAGACTGTTTGTTTCTTATATATGGTTTTTATTAGTTATTTCATTGGGGATAATTTGGTCCAAAAAGAAAATTATTAGTATACCAACAAAACCAATATCTATTTTAGATACATTTTTGTTTTTACTATTAATAACGCCTTTCATCTTTTACTCTGGATATAAAATAAAGAAAGATATAAAAAACGTTTTGCCTTTTTGCCTAATATTTCCCATAGGAGAAGAAATAATGTTTAGGGGAATCATATTAAATTTATTACCTATTGCAATTGGGACTTCTGATATTATGATTCCTTTTCCGTTATTGAAAGAAGTTACTTTACAAGTTTTAATATCTGCATTTTTATTTGGAATAATGCATTTACAATATTTTAAATTTAGAATTAGCAAAGATACAATGATAAAAATACTTTTTGCATTTATATTCGGAATTTTTATGGGAAATTTGGTTGAATTAACAAATTCTCTGTTATACCCTATTATTTTCCACATAATAGCTAATGCCGGAGCAACGGTATATTTTATTAGAAATAGTAATAAACAAATAGCAAATTGAGCGTTAAAGTGTTCTGTATTCAAATATAAAATGGCTACCTTGAATAAACAAGAATAGTCATTTTTTAATAGGTATTATTTTAATTATTAACTGAG
The DNA window shown above is from Candidatus Margulisiibacteriota bacterium and carries:
- a CDS encoding CPBP family intramembrane metalloprotease, which encodes MKIVVFAFIIFLTFLFVILLTFANIIWKNKYGTKLRLFVSYIWFLLVISLGIIWSKKKIISIPTKPISILDTFLFLLLITPFIFYSGYKIKKDIKNVLPFCLIFPIGEEIMFRGIILNLLPIAIGTSDIMIPFPLLKEVTLQVLISAFLFGIMHLQYFKFRISKDTMIKILFAFIFGIFMGNLVELTNSLLYPIIFHIIANAGATVYFIRNSNKQIAN